The stretch of DNA GAACAGGGACCAGTGGATCTTTACTTGCATTGAGTGACAATTCTCGAAAAATTGACATTTACGATCTGGCCAGTCTCGCAGACAAACTCCAGGAAAAGCATTATGTTGATAGAGTGAATCTTTACAGCGACGAAGGAGTTGAACAGGTGCAACTTCCTCGATACAGATCCCCTCTAATGATGAACAACATCCCTTCAATATCCATAGTtgttgatgaagacgaCGCATTCTACGTTACAGCAGGCACGATTGGTTACGAGGTAGCCACCATAAAGTTCTTCACAGGTGAACGACTCGAAAAGTGGAAACAGAGCTATTCTGAAATGGACATAAGGCCGTTCTCTCGTTCTCTATCCTCCGAGTCTCTGGACTCAATTGTGGATGCAGCAGACGAGTCGTGGGAAGACTCTCATATCTACAAACCATTCGAAGGAGGTATTTGGATTCATCGGAACTCACTGGGAACTCATGTGTGGACTGTGACTACTGTTTCACCACGAGCATTCAAACAGAGTCCAACATTGTACGAAGTACATGCCAACAAGTGGGCCAATGAGCAACAAGTGGCTGCTCAGCTCCAGAGGGACTCTTCCAAGGCCAAAAATATCTTTGATCCTCTGCGACCTTTCTATCCTGCTGTCAGATTCACTCATTATGACATTCCAACCTGCCCTCTTCAGTCTGGAGGTATTCAACCATCTGGTGTGCAGGCTCTAGCAGGCATGTTTCCGGCCATGGGCGTTCCTACACCAGGGTTCAACTACAAACCCCACTATTTACTTCCCCAGTgcaagaaggagactcGAAAGATGACGCAATGGTATGAGAGATATGGCATTGAGAGGGTCGAAGATAATGCAAAAAATTCAGCAAGTTCTGCACAAAGTTGGTCAGACGAGGGTGACTCGGAGCAGACTAAACTGTCAGATACTGATGAGGGCGCGCAGGAGCCGCCTTCTGACGCACCTAACTCCCTCTACGAACATGAGGTGGAACGAGAGAAAAAGGAGAGTCCTCTTAAGGACCTGTTCGTCATCGTCACTACTCATCGATCTCTCTACCTCTGTCGACATGACGATCTGTTTGTGAACGGCGCTTGCGCCAATGTCTTTTCCTGGGAAGACATTTACGGGTTTGGAGAGCAACAGTTTGACCGGCTGAGTTTTGCACACTACATCCCCGATCTGTGCGTGTACATCTGCGGCAGCCCCATTGGCGCTGTCTCTGTCTTTCGTCTGACACAAAAGGCTGGGGTATTTTGCATGAGACAGGAATGGGCGTTTCCAGACACGTCTCAAATCCTGTTTTTTACTGACAGATTGCGACTGTTGGCCGGAGTGGCTGTTGCGCCCATCCACACGTCTATCAGAGAGAATGTAATAGGGTCACGGGAAAGACAATGGAATGAGCCTTGCTTACGATACAGAGTCACTCTAATTTACGGGGATGGATACAGAATCAATTATGAGATTAGTGGGGACGAGGACAATGTTTGGATGGTATAAGAATATAGAGCATAatagatatatatatatttgaAGTGTATATAATGTGGACTACAACTTGGGCACATCTCTGAGATGCTCGATCTTGATAGGGACGCCCTTCTTAAAGGTGATAATACCCCGTTCTCCCATGCCCCAGTCCATGACGAGCTTTTTGTGTCCCTCGGGAGCTGGGAGCGACTCGATAACCACAGGCTCGAACTTGCGCATACCCAGAATCTCGCTcaccttcttttcctcaCAATTATTTTCCACCAGAGCCTTCAGAAGGTAGTACTGAGGAGGGTAGAGCACGATTTCTCCTGTCTCGAACTTGTCAAGTGCCTCTTTAGGTCCCAGCCACTCCAACGCACCTTTATTGAATTCCCCCGACTTGATAGCTGCTTCCGAGGGCATCTGGACGTCATGTACAAACGTCGATGAAACTGGGCAGATGTAAAGGTGGTTGATGAATCGTTTGTTTGTGACTCCGGTAGGGGGAGTGGTCCAATTTGACACAGGCAAAAGATGAGCATAAGGCTTGGTCAAACCCAGTTTCTTCCACACGGgctcaaacagctcttttttttcgacAAACGGCTTGTCGCAACACAAGAGTCCCGTCTCCTCGTGGGTCTCTCTGATTGCACAGTACTCCAGGCACGGATCTTTGGCATCcagagctcctcctgggAAGACATGGCTCGCGGGAAACGATCCCTTTCCCGGACGTTTGAGAAACAACACCTGGTTGGTGGGTTTTGCATAAACCAGCAACGAGGCCGAAGATCGTACTAGGTTGTTCAtatccttctcctccttcttcttagTGTCGAGTTTTTTAGCAGCAGACATATTGAGGATTTCTGTGGGGTGGGATCAAGTACTGACCCGTCGTGCAGTATATATGCATCGGCCGTATGCCGGGGTCTGGGATGTGGGGTATGGAGGAGTAAAACCAGTATGAGACCCCATTAGCCGAGGTGTCTCACAAATATAAATCTGTTTACACTAAATATAAACGGTTAGAGTTACCAAAAAAATTTACGGTTATTTGGCTCAGAAATCACATCTAGCAGAATACAGGTCGAAATTTCCCCTGATTTagagcacgtgactcgacgagaaggagaacatTCTGTTCTGCTTGTGCCAGAGACTGCTGTAGGCAACAGTATTGTACgtactactgtacctgtacaagaacattgGTTCAATGTGAAAGCAAGACAAGAAAGTAATCCCAGGGGTTAACGAAGTTATATTATGGAAATTGCAAAGTGGTGATTGTTCGAGTATAAGTAGTACAGCCAAGAGGTGACCAAAGAGTGGGATGTGGGGGTAGGCTGAAGAGATACCACGTATTGTAGTTACCGAGTGCCCCGATTTCTTGTTGTTGGTAGCGTCCTTGAATTCCCATGTAGGCCTTCTCTTGCTAGAGGTGGTGGCGTATTCTGCTCGAACAGAAAACAATTGGCTTAGTTACACATTGATCCTTCTTACTCTGTGTGTGTAGGTGATATTGGACCTGTCGGCCGTCCAGGCAACGCACTGGCTCTGGGAAGCGACGGATCCAGTGGTGGTCCAACATAGAATCAGAATGTTGAACAAGGTCCACTAGAGGTAGACGGGGAGTGTGGTAGCCCAAATTACCGAGTCCAGCAACATTCTTCGAGCCTGGGGAAGCGCTTGGATGCCCCCAAAGTCGATAAAAATCCAAGGTCACCATAAAAGAGATCGGGGCAGGGTCTTGGGGATTGAACTTGATTAGAGGCAACAAAGCCAGGCCGTCTTCAATCTTGAGAGTGTCCACAGCTCCCACGAGAAGAGACTGTTTTAACGAATCTTGAATCCAGATACAGCTACAAGAGTAGACGTGCTATATTAATCTCTGAATGAGGATGTACGGATTTCTCCAAGATTGTTGGGGCACCTAGAGGATAGATCAAGATGCAATTGAGTCATAGAACAAAGATATACCGtggtaccagtacaagtgcaagtacaattaAAATATTAAACGTCTCATTCTCTTTGCACTTAGGATTCGACCTTTTCGTCAGACTGTAAATCACTGCAATTAGATATTCTGGAGCTACACTGTCGGGCTTGAGGAGGAACGGGTGAGTGGAGAAGTCATAAAGAACgaaaagagagagagagagagagagagagagagagagagagagagagagagagagagagagagagagagagagctcAATACAAACAGCTACAGAGAACGGCGGGGCACCGCATGGTGAGCTCTTAAATATTGACAAGAGGTTCTTAAAAATTGGAAGGCCGATCTTGACTGCAGCCCAAGAGGAGAATGGCTGTCGCCGTGATACAACTaccttgtacagtacagtaagtaccGCACAAGGTATTTGTAGCTATGGTACAGTGTTATCTTTATGTCTGAAGATACAATAGACTTTAAATATGACCAGTGCACAtgaacagtatgtacatcacaccagtatcgtacagtacccaTTCTACATCATACAATGTACCGCTATACAGGTTTTGTACCAAGAAAACAGCATGAACAATTACCGGTAGATAATCAGCTAAAGACATGAGTTTGAGACATCTACTGAAACCCTTGGGCACAATATGCTGAGGTAAGACACTTCCAGAAATCACGTTGTTTATTATTTACAGCGCTTTTTTTGAGTGGCTGAGCGGTTGAGCAGTTGGGCAAGTAGAGACAAGATCACGTGCTATCGTTGGTGGTGTATCAGTGTTTTTATCGATGGTTCATCTGTGATCTGtgactgtacttgtagattggATGTTGAACATATAATCTGCGCCACCACTTGTTTCATTCtatctcttcttccccACAAAATGCTCCGTGGAATCACGTTTCCAGTCTGTCAACACCACCTTCTAGAAGTGCCAAGTATAGTAACCCTAATGGGTCAACTAAATGGGGTGTAGCATACtcaagctacagtacaagtagaaaCAACTCAGATTTGAGCGGAGCATGTTGGTCAATGGGAGATACAGTATCTACGGTACTGAAGATGACAACGACTAAGTACCCCCATGACATGCAACAAGTTGCGAAATACAAAAATGGTATACTGGCTCAATAAAAGCGGCGTTCTGCCCACTACTTGCTCTTCCACTCACTCACCTCATGTACAAATTCAGGAGTGCAGACATGCATGGTTTGCGCAAAGGGAGATCAAGGAGTACCTATATCATGTGATTGAGGGTGCTGGGAGAATGACATAATTCAGGCAgtgaaggaggaagagccGTGGCCGCGAAGGGGTATAGGGATGATGGTGCTGTTCTTACGTGTCTGTGGTTTTGCGGCGCACCAGCAGTAGATACTAGCAGGTAAACATCGAAAGACACTTTTTCTAAACCGACTTGAAAACCTCCGTCTACACCGTCTCTCGCACAGCCCCTTCTACTAAAGAATTTGCCACCCCTTAGACCCGTCTCCACTGCGAACCTTGTTGATTTTCAGACTACAAGGTGCGTCTTGTTGCAAACTACAAAATTAAGCACTCCCAAATTGAAGGTGTGCACACACAacagacagacacacaaaACAGCACACAGTGCACAACACACGCACGAAAAAACCAAACGCAGCTGCTTCACagcacacaaacacacgcTACTCACCCACACACAACACTTTTGAGAAATGCCCCAACCAGCGGATCTGCGAAGAAAACTCGTCATTGTCGGCGACGGAGCCTGCGGCAAGACCTGTCTGCTGATTGTCTTCGCGAAGGGCACCTTCCCGGAGGTGTACGTGCCCACCGTGTTTGAGAACTACGTGGCCGACGTGGAGATTGACGGCCGACGAGTGGAGCTGGCCCTGTGGGATACCGCCGGCCAGGAGGATTACGACCGACTGCGACCCCTGTCCTACCCCGACGCCaacgtcatcatcatctgctTCGCCATCGACAGCCCCGACTCGCTCGACAACGTGCAGGAGAAGTGGATCTCCGAGGTGCTGCACTTTTGCCAGGGCGTGCCTATTCTGCTGGTCGGTTGCAAGGTCGACCTGCGAAACGACCCCAAGACCATCGAGGAGCTGAGAAGAACGTCCCAGCGACCCGTCACGACCGAGGAGGGAAATGCCGTGGCCCAGAAGATTGGCGCCGGCAAGTACCTGGAGTGCTCTGCCCGAACCCACGACGGAGTGAGAGAGGTCTTCGAGCATGCCACCCGAGCTGCCCTGACTGCCCACGGCCAGAAGGGCTCCAAGAGCTCCAGCAGAGAGGGCAAGAAAAAGTGTTTGATTTTGTAAGCGGTTTGCTGCACCTAGCTGTACAAGGACTTTTTTTACAAGATCTGGGTCCACAATCCCCATTTCACCCCCAACCCCCCCACCAACCCCCATATATGAGATGTTAATGAGACTGGACTGGTTTGGAGGTCATATTCCACTTCGGCCAGTTGTGGCCAGGATGGAAGTGTCAGATCAGCCTCCAGTCAGGAATCGAGATAGTAGAAATTAAAGAGCAATAATCAGTACTAATTGTAGGTGTGGGTATAGTACGATAGTGTCATGGCTTTGTAGTGTGTACCATGATATCGTACATCgtacattgtacttgtatgcTTATATCTCATGTCCTTGTACAATTAGTACCTCTCGTAAACCCACGATGACTCCTCCCTGAACACAGTTCTGTTTAGAGCTTGATGCAGTGTTCAACAAAATTACGTAGCGGTGATTTCCTGCTTATAAATAgccgttgttgttttgATTCAACCGGTATCATTGGCCTGTCTCAGCCTTTGGATCCCATTTACCGGTCTTAGAACAGTTTCTTACACATGCCGGCCACTTATCTATGGTTGCTACACCTCTATATCCCGCACGTCGAGGCAGCCTTGGAAACtatcatctccaactttgATTGTGGACAAacacgtacttgtactcataccAGAAAGAGAGAAACACGTACATACCCGTACATGAAGAGTGTGGGGAGAATTAGGACTCCGGTATGGCCATGTGGCTCATAATCTGTGTTTGTTAGTGGTCCAGTATGAATGTAAGTACAacaggtacatactgtagatacaTGAACTTCAAGTTGGGTACTTGCAAGAGAAGAGTGAAGCCATGTCATAACCGCTACTGACGCATTCGGTATTGCGTCTCAGTTGCGTCTCCGACACGTCGGACGAGCAAAACGTGGCATTTTACACACAAAGCGACCAAAGCCTTCTGAGCAACTGGCCGTCTACATTCCGGTGTTGATCAGTTCGAGCATAACGTGTGGGATTTAAGACGAAGATAAGATGGTGTATTAGCGTGGTAGAGacctggtcacgtgacatatACAAGGTGTGAAGGCAGGGCATCTCTGTGAAAGACCAGACCATTATCTCTTAAGACTACTGCCAACACAGCGTGTACACATACTCTTAGTCACCACATGGCCTCGGCTCAGTAGGACCCTGCCTGAACCTATTTTCGGACAATAGGGCTGAGCTCATAGCAAGCTTTTGCCTTTGGATGGGCGATCAATTAAACCTACACAGTGAAGTAGAAGGAACAAGTCCGAAAGCTCTTGAGTGAAACAGTGTGGTTATATGAAGCACTCTCAGTAAGCACTAATACTTCTATGGCTCAATGGGGTAATTCGTCCCGAGACTTCTACCTCTCCCGGGCCTGTTGAAGGTGATTCTGGTGAATACACTTAGGGGTTCGTTGAAACGAAGTGTGCTGGGGGTGACTTTTAGGCATCCCAGAGAGAAAAACGTTAGAGAAGAGCAGATAATTCAGGGGAACAAGTACGAAACGTGAAGATTTGTCTGAGAAAATTACCCATTGGCTTGAAAATCCACCGTATTGGTGGAGGGGTCGGAGTGCGAGGTGTTAGAGATCATTTTCAGAGTTTTGGTGGATGTTCTTTTGACGATAGCAAGATGAGAACATATCAACCGTCGAAATATGACACTGACGTTGATATTTGCAAAAAGAAGGCACATGATTGTCTTCCCCGGATATATCTGAATGATTCCaaagtttttttttattattataaCGTGACTATTCTTCAAATTATTGTCCTGTCCATATTACTTGCTCCGAACAGCACCCGAAGTATTTGATTCCCTTAAGATTGCTCTAAATACCTGGTACAAGGGGGAAAGATTTGGTGTTATCAAAAGGGTAGCGTAATTGAACACAGCACATTGGGTGGAGAGTCCCTTCCACAAAATGTGAAAACAATAATTTCAACCTTCTCCCGCCCTCCTATGCCAAGTCTATCTAACAAATATAGTCAAGAAACCCAACTATATCCTCAAATTCTAAACTGCAAAGATCGTTTTAACAAGTTGGTCCCACTCCACGAATAATGGCATCACATAAATTTCAAAACCACCATTGAATTTCCCTTGCTCGTATCTTGAAATGTCATCCCTGAGTGTCATCTGATACACTCCCGATAACCCACAAATACCCCGCCAGCTCAAACTCTAGCTTACATAGATTAGGCGTGTTTCGGGAGCACCAAAACATCAGCCATAAAGATCACGACTTTACTTGACCAACCCCACAACACAGGACACCATAACATCAACGCCATGACGACATGGGTTTCGTTGCAGGCGTGGACACACGACCAGAAAACGTGCGCCGAAGAGGTCATTGTGGATGTGACATCGATTCCTGGCGCCTCGGAGGGCGATATCGCCGAGTTGAAGAGTGGTGACAAGAGCCATAAATTGTTGTTTCAGGTGACGCCCATTCCCCAGGAAGTTTTGGATCGAATTCCTACTTGTCAGGTGAGTCACACAAATTCCAAACGACTGACCAAAGGTCAGGACGCCAGCTAGCATTGCAGGGAGAGAGTATCTTGCAAGGAGTGCGCTAGACGATCGACGCAACTCGCACGAGCAACACAGAACAACATCAAGATAAGAACGAATCCACTGATTTCCAGATGTCATTGATTGAATGTGATCTCTAGTCGTGGGCACCAATCAAGATCATTGGTCCAATGCCTCTATCTCAATCAAGGCTTGGGTAGTGTTCATGGTTTGATCTGCTATCGTGTGTACTGCAACAAATCAATCCCACGAACGCTCCTTCTAGCAATGGGTCTAATGGTTGGAAAGTCGTATTTCATTCTGTGGAGTGACTATGGCTTCTTGTGCAACTGTGTGTCTGCCTACCTGTGGCACACGGTTGTCTGGTCATTCCAGAAGTCGCTCTGTGTGGAAGCTCGTCTCATACATCACCTTACTACATTTTATATTGAAGgtgtttcttgtttttcttACCTCATTTCATCTATTAACGCAGCTCTCTATCAAATCAGGTAACCTGCTTTCCTCTCTCGGGGTAGCTGCCCGATCACAGGTCCAAATCAAACTGCGCAAAAAGGAACAGGTGGAAGCCGACCTGGTGGAAATTTGCTTCAAGGAAACTTACCTGACCCGAGCAGACATGTGGCAGATCACAACCATGCTGCGGGAAAGTTGCGTGTACCACCAGAAACGAATAGTCTTTTGTGACGTGATTCGATGCTGGGTCGATAGCATTTTCAAGAATGGCCGCAAGGTGTTTTCTGCTTACATTGGGcccaacaccaacattgTGTTTCGGTCCGAGTCGTCCCGTATgatcatcatcatccaACTAAGTCAGGAAACGTGGCATTTTGAGGAGACTGGCGAAATCATCTTCCACAGAATGGTCAATTCGCTTCTCCCTGATATTTTCAAGCAATGGGAAGAGAATGAACACCACCATACAGTGACTATTGTGCTGTTCACATCAGTTTCCATGGATTCTCATGCAGTCAAGCTAAAGCGCGGAGAGAAAGCAAAAGACGTACAGGACTTCTACAGAGTAGTCTGCGATCAGGTCCAACTGTCTCAATGGGAGCAGATCATGGTGCGATTGAGATTCGAGTTCCAGAACTTTGCCAAGGAGGTTCTGACGGAATCCCATGCCAAAAGCCATACTGAAATCCGAGGACGCATTCTACCCTCGGTCAAGAGCAACATTTTGGGTGCGATCACCCTCGCGGCGTCTCTGGTACATTCACCGGCCATTGACAGAGACCTAAGGAGAACCAATGTGGAGGTTATTGTGGTGTCACCAGGTTCTGGAGTCTATGAAGTTGAGTACGATGCTCTATATAGAGCGTCGGAGAAGATTTCATCCACTGAGGTTGGAGTAGACATCATTTGCATGTCCAAGGCTCCTCTACATGTGACACCTTTGTTTCTCTACAAACCGAAGAAGTGCTCGAATCAGCTTGAGTACTGTGTTCCTTCTTGGATTGATATTTCTTACTATGGAGACTCGGACTTTTTTACCAATCAGTGGGTCCCTCGGTGCAAAATCTACGAGATCCAAATGATGGGAGTCATGGAAAACGAGCTCTCGGCTATCACGATTGACTATCTGAACAAACCCAGCGGAAAGAAGCCGCTGTCAGAGTACTGTCGCGAGTACGATGCTTCGTTGTTTGGCCCAATCGCTGTAGAACTGTCTGTGGAGGATGCTGCATCTGTGGTGTCCAAGATGCGGTCCGATACGTTCCCCAAGCTGCCTGTGAAACAGCTTCTTAGCAGCAAGGGCAGTATCTCTTCTTTGCATGCACCCACAGCTGTCACCTCCaaaactcctcctcctaAGGCATCAGTGAAGGTGGCTGATGTGAGGCCCAGCCCAGCGGCGTCCAAACCCCGTGTCAGTGCTCTGACGTCTCTTTTGGCGTTTGGAGTTAGGGCAGAAAAGAGtgctcctgcttctcccGCTTTGTCTGCTGTCAACACATTGTCTTCTATCCAGTCTATGGACTTGAGACGTGATAATGACAGTGTTAAACGAGACACTGAGAGCATAGTAACAGACGACACTGTCCACAATACCAAGGCTGAGCCTAGAATAACAGAGATTGCGCCCATAGCACCTTCTCTGCCTTTTGCACCCAATCTCAAGCCAAAAAAGAGCACTTCTACCCTTTCTCAGTCTCCCACCTACAACCGAATTGCAGCTACACCTGACCAGGAGGTCGAACGGCGGTCTTCTCTCAGCCAAAAGGTGCAAATGGGACTCTCGGGTTCTCCTCTAGACCACAGAGGCAAGGTAGCCAAGGCTGCATCGGCCAATGCCAAGTCTATCAACACAGAAACTACGCCTGAGAAGAGAAACATGATGTGGAGGAACATCAGAACACCGTCCAACATTTCCCAGGACGAAATGCTCGACATTCTAACTTACTCTCGATGGAGAACGGTATATCCTCAGAAGACCAAGCGTCGGTCGGCCAAATGGAAGCTTCTGGCTTCTCCAGCCGCACTACCTCTTCGAACCAATATCTTTCCCACCGTGGCAGAACTCCAGACAGAGTACCGGTTCCAGGTGTACGATGTGAGTTTGGACACAGATATGGAGAATGTGCTGGGTATCCATGGCTTGTTCCGAGAGATGGTGAGTGTCCGGCTCTGCAAGGGCTTCCAGCTTGCTATTGGATCCCGTGTACGCCACGTGGAGTCTCAGAGAAGCGATGGTCGGCCTTCAGCTATCACCACAGA from Yarrowia lipolytica chromosome 1D, complete sequence encodes:
- a CDS encoding uncharacterized protein (Compare to YALI0D00979g, similar to Saccharomyces cerevisiae CRT10 (YOL063C); ancestral locus Anc_3.163, no similarity), which encodes MYNERDPVTLEEMSDDGSDQGGIGIVQRGEPQVMGTPTPSTPQQAGFLSNLGSPVPGTPRPQTTPEEAPSDFLPSQQMATMFDKEATTRVQFMGDSTVGVMGEISQFKGNLAVEATRWPVLFIACGTHIEMFAADGSPDLVGAFYAEPNIVTTEMREGAVRPNSPHDINMLSMVILCGHECLVANYDDGRSGLWVVSRIIAEVQEGVSRYLPHVTFKSDASVWGTGTSGSLLALSDNSRKIDIYDLASLADKLQEKHYVDRVNLYSDEGVEQVQLPRYRSPLMMNNIPSISIVVDEDDAFYVTAGTIGYEVATIKFFTGERLEKWKQSYSEMDIRPFSRSLSSESLDSIVDAADESWEDSHIYKPFEGGIWIHRNSLGTHVWTVTTVSPRAFKQSPTLYEVHANKWANEQQVAAQLQRDSSKAKNIFDPLRPFYPAVRFTHYDIPTCPLQSGGIQPSGVQALAGMFPAMGVPTPGFNYKPHYLLPQCKKETRKMTQWYERYGIERVEDNAKNSASSAQSWSDEGDSEQTKLSDTDEGAQEPPSDAPNSLYEHEVEREKKESPLKDLFVIVTTHRSLYLCRHDDLFVNGACANVFSWEDIYGFGEQQFDRLSFAHYIPDLCVYICGSPIGAVSVFRLTQKAGVFCMRQEWAFPDTSQILFFTDRLRLLAGVAVAPIHTSIRENVIGSRERQWNEPCLRYRVTLIYGDGYRINYEISGDEDNVWMV
- a CDS encoding uncharacterized protein (Compare to YALI0D01001g, no similarity), translating into MSAAKKLDTKKKEEKDMNNLVRSSASLLVYAKPTNQVLFLKRPGKGSFPASHVFPGGALDAKDPCLEYCAIRETHEETGLLCCDKPFVEKKELFEPVWKKLGLTKPYAHLLPVSNWTTPPTGVTNKRFINHLYICPVSSTFVHDVQMPSEAAIKSGEFNKGALEWLGPKEALDKFETGEIVLYPPQYYLLKALVENNCEEKKVSEILGMRKFEPVVIESLPAPEGHKKLVMDWGMGERGIITFKKGVPIKIEHLRDVPKL
- a CDS encoding uncharacterized protein (Compare to YALI0D01023g, no similarity), producing the protein MVTLDFYRLWGHPSASPGSKNVAGLGNLGYHTPRLPLVDLVQHSDSMLDHHWIRRFPEPVRCLDGRQVQYHLHTQSKKDQCVTKPIVFCSSRIRHHL
- a CDS encoding uncharacterized protein (Compare to YALI0D01045g, uniprot|Q9HGU7 Yarrowia lipolytica GTP-binding protein Rho1 GTP-binding protein of the rho subfamily of ras-like proteins); its protein translation is MPQPADLRRKLVIVGDGACGKTCLLIVFAKGTFPEVYVPTVFENYVADVEIDGRRVELALWDTAGQEDYDRLRPLSYPDANVIIICFAIDSPDSLDNVQEKWISEVLHFCQGVPILLVGCKVDLRNDPKTIEELRRTSQRPVTTEEGNAVAQKIGAGKYLECSARTHDGVREVFEHATRAALTAHGQKGSKSSSREGKKKCLIL
- a CDS encoding uncharacterized protein (Compare to YALI0D01067g, similar to Saccharomyces cerevisiae IML1 (YJR138W); ancestral locus Anc_4.373, weakly similar to uniprot|P47170 Saccharomyces cerevisiae YJR138w IML1 involved in chromosomal stability), which gives rise to MTTWVSLQAWTHDQKTCAEEVIVDVTSIPGASEGDIAELKSGDKSHKLLFQVTPIPQEVLDRIPTCQLSIKSGNLLSSLGVAARSQVQIKLRKKEQVEADLVEICFKETYLTRADMWQITTMLRESCVYHQKRIVFCDVIRCWVDSIFKNGRKVFSAYIGPNTNIVFRSESSRMIIIIQLSQETWHFEETGEIIFHRMVNSLLPDIFKQWEENEHHHTVTIVLFTSVSMDSHAVKLKRGEKAKDVQDFYRVVCDQVQLSQWEQIMVRLRFEFQNFAKEVLTESHAKSHTEIRGRILPSVKSNILGAITLAASLVHSPAIDRDLRRTNVEVIVVSPGSGVYEVEYDALYRASEKISSTEVGVDIICMSKAPLHVTPLFLYKPKKCSNQLEYCVPSWIDISYYGDSDFFTNQWVPRCKIYEIQMMGVMENELSAITIDYLNKPSGKKPLSEYCREYDASLFGPIAVELSVEDAASVVSKMRSDTFPKLPVKQLLSSKGSISSLHAPTAVTSKTPPPKASVKVADVRPSPAASKPRVSALTSLLAFGVRAEKSAPASPALSAVNTLSSIQSMDLRRDNDSVKRDTESIVTDDTVHNTKAEPRITEIAPIAPSLPFAPNLKPKKSTSTLSQSPTYNRIAATPDQEVERRSSLSQKVQMGLSGSPLDHRGKVAKAASANAKSINTETTPEKRNMMWRNIRTPSNISQDEMLDILTYSRWRTVYPQKTKRRSAKWKLLASPAALPLRTNIFPTVAELQTEYRFQVYDVSLDTDMENVLGIHGLFREMVSVRLCKGFQLAIGSRVRHVESQRSDGRPSAITTDIGKDALGAVVYLTTGDQVHRISCDYSGMMNVQIYHAIDKVDIEEPVFDIYARRTYSDKFKHFIFPPFDTSSKRLNWNLYDHSLAGYDTAGSAATQTRLNQLRVVLIPSFLSRSKNLGHDDSSEVYNAEEVRLDGLRRILGGIYRHSISRDEDKERAKIAPNLKFYTGELEDFLFQIVESNPAELAGGRDSLFMKRNQRFDKNIKLAQLATELQAPKGGIRFFDRRWHWKSYPHCFIGQDFVEWLIDNYSDIDTPDEAVAYGNELMKKDFFVHVEDRHAFLDGHYFYQLKSEYATEATDSKPAEEKSGWFNSKRSMASVSSEKSLGRFKGSRNQSVQSFGDFLSLSRVTSRSSNDQKEEEINPITVEISKSVRVDLDPSKKSYRPETVLIHHDRIHNPRKCFHLRFEWANTTPKFIEDYISGLTRTCERYGLKLVELPILEVSALLEHNPFASEITLDMPTLDQLSGLPPHVLEYYASDPHAIAREILHHFGFVIDTLSMSDWKLAEVQIRNSWGVPTYKYSQWVEKNGLLIAQVVGDQIIMIPNNLQLNRQSGAQSNAIQLQSEAQGIILEMQYLMCRSEKVRDMLGKVNLSPEASPGTMTPGEEGSKNGTPKLAIEAKMEGRVESPQVEWREDVEIAPEVEHKGGADGDENDEEGDEKSEEGDKGESENENAGMGMEQDGENENENENENENSKDNKANETTSEVKEVPAGVEIEHKEHVEEDKSDGPEPKKEDKGKEVEDDK